From the genome of Fusarium oxysporum f. sp. lycopersici 4287 chromosome 3, whole genome shotgun sequence, one region includes:
- a CDS encoding L-lactate dehydrogenase, which produces MDSSSRIAIVGVGEVGGAIAYNLTLGSIASELLLVDLDLTLRNAQVEDLSDVAYSTGGSTRVRAATFRETAQSDIVVITAASKRTLGQTTADYTSRNTFMIREVMDAMKPFRSDTIMLVIANPVDLLTSIAQEMSGLPKSQVIGSGTSLDTSRLRGMVASRGSVSPSSIGVFVVGVHGEDQVTAWSTATVGAVPISEIQMFSTLDHTRIDSICKHRSQVIIRGKGSAPFGIASVAANLCCYILLDKREIIPVCHYQPQFDCCLSMPAIIGRKVILSTMHLSLDDQEQWAIAASAKHLKDRIEWIQNDWWL; this is translated from the exons ATGGACTCGAGTTCTCGAATCGCAATCGTCGGCGTCGGCGAAGTTGGCGGGGCCATCGCCTACAATCTAACACTGGGCTCCATCGCTAGCGAGTTGCTTCTCGTTGACCTTgacttgaccttgagaaACGCTCAAGTCGAAGATCTCTCGGATGTGGCCTACAGCACTGGTGGCAGCACACGGGTGCGAGCTGCCACGTTCCGGGAGACGGCCCAGAGTGATATCGTGGTCATCACCGCCGCATCCAAGCGCACATTAG GCCAAACTACTGCCGACTACACATCTCGGAACACCTTCATGATCCGGGAAGTCATGGATGCAATGAAGCCTTTCCGATCTGACACGATTATGCTCGTCATTGCAAACCCTGTTGATCTGCTCACTTCCATCGCTCAGGAAATGTCTGGGCTTCCCAAATCTCAAGTCATAGGTTCAGGAACCTCTCTGGATACTTCCAGGCTACGCGGAATGGTTGCGTCTCGAGGTTCG GTCTCCCCCTCTTCCATAGGTGTTTTTGTGGTTGGTGTTCACGGAGAAGACCAAGTTACTGCATGGTCGACGGCAACTGTTGGTGCTGTCCCCATTTCTGAGATCCAGATGTTTAGCACTCTTGATCATACAAGAATCGACAGCATCTGCAAGCATCGATCCCAAGTCATCATCCGAGGTAAAGGCTCAGCCCCATTCGGAATTGCCTCTGTAGCTGCAAACTTATGCTGTTATATTCTCTTGGACAAGCGTGAAATCATCCCTGTCTGCCATTACCAACCTCAGTTCGATTGCTGTCTGAGCATGCCTGCTATCATTGGAAGGAAAGTCATTCTGAGCACCATGCACCTGTCTTTGGACGATCAGGAGCAATGGGCTATAGCAGCATCAGCGAAGCACTTAAAGGACAGGATTGAGTGGATCCAAAATGATTGGTGGCTGTGA
- a CDS encoding hypothetical protein (At least one base has a quality score < 10): MGGTCCSEQFGAEWGSRSRRVIEIPALVRGGPKLERFSFTLGMRTEQNPFSGQLAAMAYTLKHLPDLEYRSVALLASNKAAVLMVRNRRQQSGQEYVGCIYDSINVLRLKGNVVAVVWMPIGAEHRLLKMAKNEARSASQDGAVPARKFPRMRSTTLNITRSSQRTRKQLPDNVGRFSKKVDAALPGKYHAVPTCPSSKLHPNFSLPHLSLVTSNMPQSSYTEDDVIQAILDVTENGLSQNQAAQKNGVPPTTLSDRLRGLPSKSEVTQPAQLLSKSEESRLVTWILRQEALGYAPSHSQVRATVAALLRQQGRERPIGIHWLARFIKRHDDIKTTVGKRQEAARFNSFTPMAVNWYFDIRESEYGWIKPENTVNVDEGGIMAGFGLDSLVIGSSDPRRKAFLKGSQSRTWTTFIEAVTADGRLLKPGIIFKGKELQQQWFIDELRGIADWYYITSDNGWTDNHIAVEWLKEVYLPQTQPADESDARLIILDGHGSHVSDEWMATCFLNNVYCCYLPAHCSHGLQPLDNGVFNVSKAAYRKELQKLASLTDSAPVDKVNFIKAYAKAREVGMTKKNILSGWRVTGNWPISRRKALIHPEIQPDKKEATPGSDGHRDGQVDSDNTPKTSRHIRDMGKNKSPSTRRRYSVISKGFEAQESKIASLSTRIASLEEEVGRLSRGKKRKAIPNPNKRFMTLAEALVTGETISKANEAIEEADAVEDVIEVGGMEEVESSNSEEEELGVVRTRAGREVKIPRKY; this comes from the exons ATGGGCGGTACGTGCTGCAGTGAGCAGTTCGGCGCGGAATGGGGTAGTCGGAGTCGGCGGGTCATCGAGATCCCTGCCTTGGTGCGAGGAGGACCGAAGCTTGAGCGCTTTTCTTTCACGCTCGGCATGAGGACGGAGCAGAACCCATTTTCCGGACAACTAGCAGCGATGGCTTACACGTTGAAACACTTACCCGACCTTGAGTATCGAAGCGTGGCACTGTTGGCGAGCAACAAAGCCGCCGTGCTCATGGTCCGAAACCGTCGCCAGCAGTCGGGTCAAGAGTATGTTGGATGCATATATGATTCTATCAATGTATTGAGGCTTAAGGGAAACGTGGTAGCTGTCGTATGGATGCCCATCGGTGCTGAACACAGGCTCCTGAAAATGGCTAAGAATGAGGCGCGAAGTGCAAGCCAAGACGGTGCCGTCCCAGCTCGGAAGTTTCCCCGAATGCGATCGACGACCCTGAACATAACCCGATCGAGTCAGCGTACTAGGAAACAGCTACCAGATAACGTAGGGAGGTTTTCAAAGAAGGTCGATGCTGCACTCCCAGGCAAgtaccatgcagtacccacctgcC CCTCCTCGAAGCTTCATCCAAACTTTTCTCTTCCCCATCTTTCCTTGGTCACCTCAAACATGCCTCAATCATCTTATACGGAGGACGATGTTATCCAGGCCATACTAGATGTCACAGAAAATGGCCTCTCCCAGAACCAGGCCGCCCAGAAGAACGGCGTGCCTCCGACCACTCTCTCTGACCGATTAAGAGGCCTACCGTCAAAATCCGAGGTCACCCAGCCTGCTCAGCTGCTATCCAAGTCGGAGGAGTCCAGATTGGTTACCTGGAtacttcgacaagaggcCTTGGGCTATGCACCTTCTCACAGCCAAGTTCGCGCCACCGTTGCTGCCCTCTTGAGACAGCAAGGACGGGAAAGGCCTATCGGTATACACTGGCTAGCTAGGTTCATTAAACGCCATGACGATATCAAGACGACGGTGGGGAAACGCCAGGAAGCTGCAAGGTTCAATTCCTTTACCCCAATGGCcgtcaattggtactttgatatccgggagagcgaatatggctggatcaaacCGGAGAACACGGTTAATGTTGACGAGGGCGGTATCATGGCTGGATTTG GCTTGGATTCCTTGGTCATTGGCAGTAGCGATCCTAggaggaaggccttcctcaaggGCTCGCAGTCCCGCACTTGGACTACCTTTATCGAAGCCGTCACCGCAGATGGTCGCCTTCTAAAGCCGGGGATTATCTTCAAAGGTAAagagcttcagcaacagTGGTTTATCGATGAGCTCCGGGGGATCGCCGACTGGTATTATATCACGTCCGATAATGGCTGGACGGACAACCATATCGCAGTCGAGTGGCTCAAGGAGGTCTATCTGCCTCAAACGCAACCGGCGGATGAGTCTGATGCAAGGCTCATCATATTagatggccatggaagcCATGTATCT gatgagtggatggctacgtgctttttgaacaacgtaTATTGCTGTTACCTGCCTgcacactgctctcatggGCTGCAGCCGCTGGATAATGGCGTCTTTAATGTATCCAAGGCTGCCTACCGAAAAGAACTGCAAAAACTCGCCAGCCTGACCGATTCTGCGCCGgtagacaaggtcaacttcatcaaggcctATGCCAAGGCCAGGGAAGTGGgtatgacgaagaaaaatATACTCTCAGGCTGGAGAGTGACTGGAAACTGGCCGATTTCACGGCGGAAAGCGCTCATACATCCTGAGATTCAACcggacaagaaggaagcgaCGCCCGGGTCGGACGGCCACCGAGACGGGCAAGTCGACTCTGATAATacgccaaagaccagccGCCACATCCGAGATAtggggaagaacaagagcccgtcaacaagaaggcgcTATTCTGTGATATCGAAAGGGTTTGAAGCccaagagtcaaagatcgCCTCTCTGAGCACCAGGATAGCCagtctggaggaggaagttggcCGGTtgagcagaggcaagaagaggaaggcgaTACCGAATCCCAATAAAAGATTCATGACATTGGCAGAAGCTCTGGTAACTGGTGAGACTATTTCCAAGGCAAACGAAGCAATTGAAGAGGcggatgctgttgaggatgtgatcGAGGTGGgagggatggaagaagttgagagTTCAAATtcggaggaggaagaattaGGTGTGGTACGCACACGCGCAGGGCGTGAAGTCAAAATACCGCGAAAATATTAA